One window of Desulfarculus baarsii DSM 2075 genomic DNA carries:
- a CDS encoding HD domain-containing protein, producing MSEGWPAFFSDNRLQLARRLALRREQTLWLCGGAIRDALLDRRPADLDLAADGDAAALAQDLAHELNGRYILLDPDHQSCRVVADGQAIDLTGLRAPTIEQDLVARDFTINAMAAPLDALLAGRPVLLDPTGGQADLRAGLLRPAGSGVLRADPLRVLRAGRLAAELGLSPAPGLPERLGRAASGLAQTPKERLAHEWLAMLEAADPNRGVNLLEQCGALGLLLPALEAGRGLGQNPFHHLDVFDHNLACLAAAQDIWRDPSPLFGAMAAETADYLTPPRRRALLFCAALLHDVGKSATRLETGPGWATFYRHDSVGAELAHAACQRLGLAKADSRFVARMTAMHMRPFHLLGAQNRGQLTARGARRLIQAVGDDLPGLFILAMADTVAGRGAQRPPDAEKRLTRLYGRVAHLRDSQLKAALAAPPLLDGRQLMAALGVGPGPEVGRLLALLREAQLDGAITNPYEALNLARRRMRRG from the coding sequence GTGAGTGAGGGCTGGCCGGCCTTTTTCTCCGACAATCGACTGCAACTGGCCCGGCGCTTGGCCCTTCGGCGGGAACAAACCCTGTGGCTGTGCGGTGGAGCCATCCGCGATGCGCTCCTCGACCGCCGGCCCGCCGACCTGGATCTGGCCGCCGACGGCGACGCCGCGGCCCTGGCCCAAGACCTGGCCCACGAACTGAACGGCCGCTACATCCTCCTCGACCCGGATCACCAATCGTGCCGCGTCGTGGCCGACGGCCAAGCCATCGACCTGACCGGCCTGCGCGCCCCGACCATCGAGCAAGACCTGGTCGCCCGCGATTTCACCATCAACGCCATGGCCGCACCGCTGGACGCCCTGTTGGCCGGCCGGCCGGTCCTGCTCGACCCCACCGGCGGCCAGGCCGACCTGCGCGCCGGCCTGCTGCGCCCGGCCGGGTCGGGCGTGCTGCGCGCCGACCCCTTGCGCGTGCTGCGTGCCGGGCGCTTGGCCGCCGAACTGGGCCTGAGCCCCGCGCCGGGCCTGCCGGAGCGCCTGGGCCGCGCCGCGTCGGGCCTGGCCCAGACGCCCAAGGAACGCCTGGCCCACGAGTGGCTGGCCATGCTGGAGGCCGCCGACCCGAACCGCGGCGTGAACCTGCTGGAGCAATGCGGCGCGCTGGGCCTTTTGCTGCCAGCCCTGGAAGCCGGCCGCGGCCTGGGCCAGAACCCGTTTCACCACCTGGACGTCTTCGACCATAACCTGGCCTGCCTGGCGGCGGCCCAAGATATCTGGCGCGACCCCTCGCCCCTTTTCGGGGCAATGGCCGCCGAGACGGCCGACTACTTGACGCCGCCGCGCCGCCGCGCCCTGCTTTTCTGCGCGGCCCTGTTGCACGACGTGGGCAAATCCGCCACTCGCCTCGAAACCGGCCCCGGCTGGGCCACGTTTTACCGCCATGACAGCGTCGGCGCGGAGCTGGCCCACGCCGCCTGCCAGCGTTTGGGCTTGGCCAAGGCCGATAGCCGCTTTGTCGCTCGCATGACGGCCATGCACATGCGGCCTTTTCACCTGCTGGGCGCGCAAAATCGTGGGCAGTTGACCGCTCGCGGCGCGCGGCGGCTGATCCAGGCAGTCGGCGATGACCTACCGGGTTTGTTTATCCTGGCCATGGCCGACACCGTGGCCGGCCGGGGGGCCCAGCGACCGCCCGACGCCGAAAAACGCCTGACCAGGCTTTACGGCCGCGTTGCCCACCTGCGCGACAGCCAGCTCAAGGCCGCCCTGGCCGCGCCGCCCCTGCTTGACGGACGCCAGCTCATGGCCGCCCTCGGCGTCGGCCCCGGCCCGGAAGTGGGCCGCCTGTTGGCCTTGCTGCGCGAGGCCCAACTCGACGGCGCAATCACCAACCCATACGAAGCCTTGAACTTGGCACGCCGGCGCATGCGGCGCGGTTGA
- a CDS encoding DUF169 domain-containing protein, whose translation MSTIAGLYARMIEAMGVAGLEIPAAYVRLYGAGDDIPPQLLKHAPRSESVMCCQALRHVEGGEPILLTIDNIGCVAAAITLGLVDERQPEPLPGARVYTCVMKEQSGLGPGFRPPAPAQFTSGEVYACKDAGRAEFALFGPDDPGRFKDVATARAAVAEMAAIQPATTKAVFVFSNAYDELDIEPHVVVLSPRPAELTRIVQAWAFVTGGRVRADMGPLRAVDSDLIVRPHLSGQINVSSYCLGSRLLAGLPADRMGMGLPMACFRQVVEGMVASRLGYPFHAYLGRGPRPGA comes from the coding sequence ATGAGCACCATCGCCGGCCTATACGCGCGGATGATCGAGGCCATGGGCGTGGCCGGGCTGGAGATTCCGGCGGCCTACGTGCGCCTTTACGGGGCCGGGGACGACATCCCGCCCCAGTTGCTCAAGCACGCGCCCCGGAGCGAGTCGGTGATGTGCTGCCAGGCCCTGCGCCACGTGGAGGGCGGCGAGCCGATCCTTTTGACCATCGACAATATCGGCTGCGTGGCCGCGGCCATCACCCTGGGCCTGGTCGATGAGCGCCAGCCCGAGCCCTTGCCCGGCGCGCGGGTTTACACCTGCGTGATGAAAGAGCAATCGGGCCTGGGGCCGGGGTTTCGGCCGCCGGCCCCGGCCCAGTTCACCAGCGGCGAGGTCTACGCCTGCAAGGACGCCGGCCGCGCGGAGTTCGCCCTGTTCGGCCCCGACGATCCGGGCCGCTTCAAGGACGTGGCCACGGCCCGGGCCGCCGTGGCCGAGATGGCGGCGATCCAACCGGCCACGACCAAGGCCGTGTTCGTTTTTTCCAACGCCTACGACGAACTGGACATCGAGCCCCACGTGGTGGTGCTCTCGCCGCGGCCGGCCGAACTGACCAGAATCGTCCAGGCCTGGGCCTTTGTCACGGGCGGGCGCGTGCGCGCCGACATGGGCCCCCTGCGGGCGGTGGACAGCGATTTGATCGTGCGGCCCCATCTCAGCGGCCAGATCAACGTCTCGTCCTATTGCCTGGGCTCGCGGCTGCTGGCCGGCCTGCCGGCCGACCGCATGGGCATGGGCCTGCCCATGGCCTGCTTCCGCCAGGTGGTCGAGGGCATGGTCGCCTCGCGCCTGGGGTATCCGTTCCACGCCTACCTGGGCCGCGGGCCCCGGCCGGGCGCTTGA
- a CDS encoding chemotaxis protein CheW: MSVPSDIRILLVEDSSIMRKMELAILRELGFVNVSEADDGRAAVEKLVTEEPVELIISDWNMPNFDGYELLKWVRADARRKNTPFIMATAQGEKKQVSLAREAGVSALVAKPFNADELRAKIEQCFGQAEAADEGSKARQPQFTDDGRLKLKIAHIQITDHLILGVLKHQIETGLARPKHFVLETVCLPGWNPVQQKLENGELDGALVLAPIGMDLFGYGVPIKLCLLAHKNGSIFVRRKSREYRKDRPADYFRDTAFYIPHRLSVHHMISHMYLSQLGLAPGTPGESVSDVRFEVVPPIKMPELLAQSELCSGFMVAEPLGTKAIASGAAELHFLSGEVWEHHPCCVVTLRDEVIAAHEAAVQEFISLLVKAGQFVKTEPGAAADIAVNFLDPGKTLGLKKAVLQNVLTEPSGITTTDLFPVIDDLRRMQDYMVHKMGVGAAVDLDAFVETRFAEVACQGLPRELSSHAPGEDLDLVAKVEAARAAAGQSSKAMLTSEGKYLSFALGGEDWAMAVLKTREIVGMQPVTKVARMPEYIRGVINLRGRVIPLVDLRLKLGMDQRAYDERTCVIVVEVMGRKGVVQTGVVVDSVTEVLNIRQDQIMEAPNFGAQLDTRHIQGLVQVGGRVKILLNIDRLLSDQDMNMLEAV; the protein is encoded by the coding sequence ATGAGCGTTCCGAGCGACATCCGCATCCTGCTGGTGGAGGACTCCTCCATCATGCGCAAGATGGAGCTGGCCATCCTGCGCGAATTGGGCTTTGTCAACGTGAGCGAGGCCGACGACGGCCGGGCCGCCGTGGAAAAGCTTGTCACCGAGGAGCCGGTCGAACTGATCATCAGCGACTGGAACATGCCCAACTTCGACGGCTACGAGTTGCTCAAATGGGTGCGCGCCGACGCCCGGCGCAAAAACACGCCCTTCATCATGGCCACAGCCCAGGGCGAGAAAAAACAGGTCTCCCTGGCCCGCGAGGCCGGAGTCAGCGCCCTGGTGGCCAAACCCTTCAACGCCGACGAACTGCGCGCCAAGATCGAGCAATGCTTTGGCCAGGCCGAGGCCGCCGACGAAGGCTCCAAGGCCCGCCAGCCCCAGTTCACCGACGACGGCCGGCTCAAGCTCAAAATCGCCCACATCCAGATCACCGACCACCTGATCCTGGGCGTGCTCAAGCACCAGATCGAAACCGGCCTGGCCCGGCCCAAGCACTTCGTGCTGGAGACCGTCTGCCTGCCCGGCTGGAACCCGGTGCAGCAAAAGCTGGAAAACGGCGAACTGGACGGCGCGTTGGTGTTGGCGCCCATCGGCATGGACCTTTTCGGCTATGGCGTGCCGATCAAGCTCTGCCTGCTGGCCCACAAAAACGGCTCGATCTTCGTGCGCAGAAAGAGCCGCGAATATCGCAAGGACCGGCCGGCCGACTATTTCCGCGACACGGCCTTCTACATCCCCCACCGCTTGTCGGTGCATCACATGATCTCGCACATGTACCTTTCGCAGCTTGGCCTGGCGCCGGGCACGCCGGGCGAAAGCGTTTCCGACGTGCGCTTCGAGGTCGTCCCGCCCATCAAGATGCCCGAGCTCTTGGCCCAGAGCGAGCTGTGCAGCGGCTTCATGGTCGCCGAGCCCTTGGGCACCAAGGCCATCGCCTCGGGCGCGGCCGAACTGCATTTTCTCTCGGGCGAGGTCTGGGAGCATCATCCCTGCTGCGTGGTCACCCTGCGCGACGAGGTCATCGCCGCCCACGAGGCCGCCGTGCAGGAGTTCATCAGCCTTTTGGTCAAGGCCGGCCAGTTCGTCAAGACCGAGCCCGGCGCGGCCGCCGACATCGCCGTCAACTTTCTCGATCCCGGCAAGACCCTGGGCCTGAAAAAGGCCGTGCTGCAAAACGTGCTCACCGAGCCCTCGGGCATCACCACCACCGATCTGTTCCCGGTCATCGACGACCTGCGGCGCATGCAGGATTACATGGTCCACAAAATGGGCGTGGGCGCGGCGGTGGACCTGGACGCCTTCGTCGAGACGCGCTTCGCCGAAGTCGCCTGCCAGGGCCTGCCCCGCGAGCTCTCCTCCCACGCCCCCGGCGAGGATCTGGACCTGGTGGCCAAGGTCGAGGCCGCTCGCGCCGCCGCCGGCCAGTCGTCCAAGGCCATGCTCACCTCCGAAGGCAAGTACCTCAGCTTTGCCCTGGGCGGCGAGGACTGGGCCATGGCCGTGCTGAAAACCCGCGAGATCGTGGGCATGCAGCCGGTGACCAAGGTCGCGCGAATGCCCGAATACATCCGCGGGGTGATCAACCTGCGCGGCCGGGTGATCCCCCTGGTCGACCTGCGCCTGAAGCTGGGCATGGACCAGCGCGCCTACGACGAACGCACCTGCGTCATCGTCGTGGAGGTGATGGGCCGCAAGGGCGTGGTCCAGACGGGCGTGGTCGTCGACTCGGTGACGGAGGTGCTAAACATCCGCCAGGATCAGATCATGGAGGCGCCCAACTTCGGCGCCCAACTGGACACCCGCCACATCCAGGGCCTGGTCCAAGTGGGCGGGCGGGTCAAGATCCTGCTCAACATCGACCGCCTGCTCAGCGATCAGGACATGAACATGCTGGAGGCGGTCTGA
- a CDS encoding alpha/beta hydrolase produces MATWLSGWQRLVESQIFYPEKQIHYTPRDMGLAYEDVWFESAGGVRLHGWFVPAAVGRTVLLFCHGNAGNVGDRVDNIMRLNRIGISVFIFDYRGYGNSRGRPSEEGLYRDVEAACNVAQARAKQEKARLVIFGRSLGGVAAVHVAARNHCAGLILESTFTHLGAMARIHFPMPLPEQWLSSRFNARKKISAVRAPILFFHGDQDDIVPLALGRRLFMAAPEPKEFVTLEGAGHNDTYLIGEDAYFAKFRAFCEGLPL; encoded by the coding sequence ATGGCCACTTGGTTGAGCGGTTGGCAACGGCTGGTCGAGAGCCAGATATTCTATCCCGAAAAGCAAATTCACTACACGCCGCGCGACATGGGCCTGGCCTACGAGGACGTCTGGTTCGAGTCGGCCGGCGGGGTGCGCCTGCACGGTTGGTTCGTGCCGGCGGCGGTGGGGCGCACGGTGTTGTTATTCTGTCATGGCAACGCCGGCAACGTTGGCGACCGGGTCGACAACATCATGCGTCTCAACCGCATCGGCATAAGCGTGTTCATCTTCGATTATCGCGGCTACGGCAACAGCCGGGGCCGGCCCAGCGAGGAAGGCCTCTACCGCGACGTGGAGGCGGCCTGCAACGTGGCCCAGGCCCGGGCCAAGCAGGAAAAGGCCCGCCTGGTGATCTTCGGCCGCTCGTTGGGCGGGGTGGCCGCCGTCCACGTGGCCGCGCGCAACCACTGCGCCGGGTTGATCCTGGAGTCGACCTTCACCCATCTGGGGGCCATGGCCCGCATTCATTTTCCCATGCCCCTGCCCGAACAATGGCTCAGCAGCCGCTTCAACGCCCGCAAAAAGATCAGCGCCGTGCGCGCGCCGATCCTGTTTTTCCACGGCGACCAGGACGACATCGTGCCCCTGGCCCTGGGCCGGCGGCTGTTCATGGCCGCGCCCGAGCCCAAGGAGTTCGTGACCCTGGAAGGCGCGGGCCACAACGACACCTACCTGATCGGTGAGGACGCCTATTTCGCCAAGTTCCGGGCATTTTGCGAGGGCCTGCCGCTTTAG
- a CDS encoding DUF1330 domain-containing protein, with protein MNSEDKFYMLNALWFKPDGGREKYQEYLRAAGPIVLRFGGRPLPSFKPFKAVIGKFDADLIFFVEWPSWTVFKQFMADPDYQAIVHLREEAITDSLLIRCQRLD; from the coding sequence ATGAACAGTGAAGACAAATTTTACATGCTCAACGCCCTGTGGTTCAAACCCGACGGCGGCCGCGAAAAATACCAAGAGTATCTGCGGGCGGCCGGGCCCATTGTCCTGCGCTTCGGCGGTCGGCCCCTGCCGTCGTTCAAGCCCTTCAAGGCCGTGATCGGCAAGTTCGACGCCGACTTGATTTTCTTTGTGGAATGGCCAAGCTGGACGGTGTTCAAGCAGTTCATGGCCGACCCGGATTATCAGGCCATCGTCCACCTGCGCGAGGAGGCCATCACCGATTCGCTCTTGATCCGCTGCCAGCGCCTGGACTGA
- a CDS encoding enoyl-CoA hydratase/isomerase family protein: protein MEPYETLSVQDHGAVRLLTLNQPQRFNPLDFASGPELARALEDAQAAAGVGAVVLTGAGKAFAAGGDVRQMRDIVENGGDIRRFFSDLAYILAKTTITLRRLRLPVIAAINGVAAGGGLAWALAADLALAAEGVRFDPAYIRIAVCPDGGASAIVPRLIGHKRASEFFLLGRAIDAATARDWGLINQVVAPAELLPRALEAAERLAQAPAQALARTKALLNQAVFGDLEVVLENERQGIMDLCGQPDFAEGLRAFFEKRPTRFNQGRP from the coding sequence GTGGAACCCTACGAAACGCTGAGCGTCCAAGACCATGGCGCGGTGCGCCTGCTGACCCTAAACCAACCCCAGCGCTTCAATCCGCTGGATTTCGCCAGCGGCCCCGAGTTGGCCCGCGCCCTGGAGGACGCACAGGCCGCCGCCGGGGTGGGCGCGGTGGTGCTGACCGGGGCGGGCAAAGCCTTCGCCGCCGGCGGTGATGTGCGCCAGATGCGCGATATCGTTGAAAATGGTGGCGATATCCGACGCTTTTTCTCGGATCTGGCCTATATCCTGGCCAAGACGACCATCACCCTGCGGCGGCTGCGGTTGCCGGTGATCGCGGCGATAAACGGCGTGGCCGCCGGCGGCGGCCTGGCCTGGGCCCTGGCGGCCGACCTGGCCTTGGCGGCCGAAGGCGTCCGTTTCGATCCGGCCTACATCCGCATCGCCGTCTGCCCCGATGGCGGGGCCTCGGCCATCGTGCCCCGGCTGATCGGCCACAAGCGGGCCAGCGAGTTTTTCCTGCTGGGCCGGGCCATCGACGCGGCCACGGCCCGTGACTGGGGCCTGATCAACCAGGTCGTGGCCCCGGCGGAGCTGCTGCCGCGCGCCCTGGAGGCGGCCGAGCGCCTGGCCCAGGCCCCGGCCCAGGCCCTGGCCCGCACCAAGGCCCTGCTCAACCAGGCGGTCTTCGGTGACCTGGAGGTGGTGCTGGAAAACGAGCGCCAGGGCATCATGGACCTGTGCGGCCAGCCCGACTTCGCCGAGGGCTTGCGGGCCTTTTTCGAAAAACGGCCGACGCGCTTCAACCAGGGCCGGCCCTAG
- a CDS encoding LysM peptidoglycan-binding domain-containing protein, which produces MGRSVKRNIDVHGMAQRLKKIKLSSLEAVLGGLILVGMLYLVSIWMGAFGAADRPATQAEAAPQKGKLNAAIVASERALARLEAMEADIEAMRRRMDEAGLGDDKPDGLFGGAREAGQSSALAAADPNVARKLDDLERRMGPFDKGNSAQRMTVMERLGRLERQMVLLAKWTNDVKNAMGQTAKGAAPSPTIAAVSGRQQTVKAAAVAKPKSKARAANNHRIVYKVRAGDTLARIARVHAVTIADIQRWNPDIGSGHRIMVGQGLVIFSGEAS; this is translated from the coding sequence TTGGGCAGAAGCGTCAAAAGGAACATCGATGTCCATGGCATGGCCCAACGTCTCAAAAAGATTAAGCTATCTTCGCTGGAAGCCGTGCTGGGGGGCCTGATCCTCGTCGGCATGCTATATCTTGTTTCCATCTGGATGGGCGCTTTTGGCGCGGCCGACCGGCCCGCCACCCAGGCCGAAGCCGCCCCGCAGAAAGGCAAGCTCAACGCCGCCATCGTGGCCAGCGAAAGGGCCTTGGCCCGCCTGGAGGCCATGGAGGCCGACATAGAAGCCATGCGCCGTCGCATGGACGAGGCCGGCTTGGGCGACGACAAGCCCGACGGCCTGTTCGGCGGCGCCAGGGAAGCCGGCCAGTCCTCGGCCCTGGCCGCCGCGGACCCCAACGTCGCGCGCAAGCTCGACGATCTCGAACGCCGCATGGGCCCCTTCGACAAAGGCAACTCGGCCCAGCGGATGACCGTCATGGAGCGCCTGGGGCGCCTGGAACGTCAGATGGTTTTATTGGCCAAGTGGACCAACGACGTCAAGAACGCCATGGGCCAGACGGCCAAGGGCGCCGCGCCGTCGCCGACGATAGCCGCCGTCAGCGGCCGACAACAAACCGTCAAGGCCGCCGCCGTGGCCAAACCCAAATCCAAGGCCAGGGCCGCCAACAACCATCGCATCGTCTACAAGGTCCGCGCCGGAGACACCTTGGCGCGCATCGCCAGGGTTCACGCGGTTACGATCGCCGACATCCAGCGCTGGAATCCCGATATCGGTTCGGGCCACCGCATCATGGTCGGCCAAGGCCTGGTGATCTTTTCCGGCGAGGCCTCGTGA
- a CDS encoding DUF4282 domain-containing protein — translation MQKNFFSDLFDFSFSEFVTPRLVKVLYILAIVGIALYTLFGLFSAFAYSTGFASTLLALILVPIGALIMLILARFYMELLLVIFRIADKVDKIAQNKGVSE, via the coding sequence ATGCAAAAGAACTTTTTCTCCGACCTGTTCGATTTCTCGTTCAGCGAATTCGTGACGCCGCGCCTGGTCAAGGTTCTTTACATCCTGGCCATCGTGGGCATCGCCCTATACACGCTGTTCGGCCTGTTCTCGGCCTTCGCCTACTCCACCGGTTTCGCCAGCACCCTCCTGGCCCTGATCCTGGTGCCCATCGGCGCGCTGATCATGCTGATTTTGGCCCGGTTCTACATGGAGCTGTTGCTGGTGATTTTCCGCATCGCCGACAAAGTGGACAAGATCGCCCAGAACAAGGGCGTGAGCGAGTAA